In a genomic window of Littorina saxatilis isolate snail1 linkage group LG6, US_GU_Lsax_2.0, whole genome shotgun sequence:
- the LOC138969214 gene encoding carbohydrate sulfotransferase 11-like isoform X2 — MVLRLTQVALLTFLCASLILFGIIVQSEHGWGSVTHFRLSHLFKVKAPFTPSPRATTVSTEKAGLAHYVWKQCGNPDAEMTSSAALKSSPFSHVLVNDKNKMLYCIVAKVACSNWRRVLLALSGKVNATNPTDINIHAVHHQYKSLLPLLRSFTRPESEHRLSNYYKFMFVRNPLERLLSAWRNKFQTNMSTSVSFRRYFVQVIVRQYRNDSQQLDKKSLDSVQIRFDEFLRFVVDQAEKGAVLNDHWERFHKLCHPCTVRYDFVGRYEHLEEDAMRVLKSVHADRMVRFPERSAVYKHSRTTEVMREFYKDIPASLLKRVYRCYQEDFQLFNYSVPDFLKLENNK, encoded by the exons ATGGTTTTGCGACTGACCCAAGTCGCCTTGCTGACGTTCCTTTGTGCATCTTTGATACTGTTCGGGATCATCGTACAGAGTGAACACGGATGGGGGTCTGTAACACACTTT AGGTTATCCCATCTATTCAAAGTAAAGGCTCCGTTCACGCCCAGTCCCAGGGCGACAACTGTTTCAACTGAGAAGGCCGGGCTAGCCCATTACGTGTGGAAACAATGTGGAAACCCGGAcgcggaaatgacgtcatccgCAGCGTTGAAGTCAAGTCCCTTCTCTCATGTCCTCGttaatgacaaaaacaag aTGCTCTACTGTATAGTCGCTAAAGTGGCCTGCTCCAACTGGCGACGCGTGCTGCTGGCATTGTCCGGCAAGGTCAATGCCACTAACCCGACGGACATCAACATTCATGCCGTGCACCACCAGTACAAGTCTCTCCTTCCCCTGCTGAGAAGTTTCACAAGGCCTGAGAGTGAGCACCGCCTCAGCAACTACTATAAGTTCATGTTTGTCCGCAACCCCTTGGAACGCCTGCTGTCGGCGTGgcgcaacaaatttcaaaccaaCATGTCCACCTCAGTCAGCTTCAGAAGATATTTTGTCCAGGTCATTGTGCGTCAGTACAGAAACGACAGCCAACAACTTGATAAAAAGAGCTTGGACAGTGTGCAAATCCGTTTTGACGAGTTCCTGCGTTTTGTTGTGGACCAAGCCGAGAAGGGGGCAGTTCTGAACGACCACTGGGAAAGATTTCACAAGCTCTGCCATCCTTGCACCGTGCGTTACGACTTTGTGGGCCGCTACGAACATTTGGAGGAAGACGCAATGCGGGTGCTTAAATCTGTGCACGCTGATCGGATGGTCAGGTTCCCCGAGCGCTCAGCGGTATACAAACACAGCCGGACGACTGAGGTGATGCGAGAATTCTACAAAGACATACCTGCGTCCTTGCTGAAACGCGTGTACCGATGTTACCAGGAGGACTTTCAATTGTTCAATTACTCTGTGCCGGATTTCCTGAAGTtagaaaacaataaataa